CTGTACGCAAAATGCAAAGGAAAACCTTTTGTCTTTATAGTACATTGCTGTCATGTAAACCTACCctaagaaacaacattttttactGGTGAAAGTTATACGGATAGAGGACTCCTATTTTCGCTGAAAGTTAAAAACCCAACAACACACacctttttgcttcacaagacattaactgatggacttgagtgatatggattacttgtggattattgagatgtttttatcagcagttaggactctcattctgacggcacccattcactgcagacgatccattggtgagcaagtgatgcaatgctaaatttctccaaatctgttccaatgaagaaacaaactcatctgtatCTTACaaggcttgagggtgagtaaattttcattcttTGTGTGAACTGTTTCCTTTAACTGTCTGAGAACAAAATGATAATGTGATGGAAAAGCAGTTATTGAACTATCAAAGACTAATCAACCCAGGAAAAAGTATGAAAAAGATTACCTATATATGACGAcaccaaatattaaaaacaattaaagacaACAACAACCATGTACAATGTATTaaagataacaacaacaacaacatacagtaGATACATATATTGCtttgaatattttgtgtaaactACAAATAAATACCCACCAAGCTTTGCTTCTGATGTGTCCATCTCCCATTTGCTTTTCGGAAGGTATCCCTATATTACAGAGAGACACTCCAACGGTTAATCCTCAGGTGATGAGAGACAGAGGGGACAGATAGCGTGACAGGGAAAGAATAGGGGCTGGGGAGCAATGATGATGCTTTGGATGATGAGAGAATAAGTTTGAAAAAGAGATGATTAATAAGTCACAGAGGCAACAACAAGCTCTCAACAACTGATAAACAGTCCTTATTCAGGATAAGGAAACGTCTACTGAATACAGAAGATCATgcatattttaatacatcatGAAGTGTATATGAACCAGATTCCTACTAAATTGACTGCTTCACACAttaattttatagtaaataaagccaagaaacctttttttattttagcagctGAAATTGGTAACTATGAAATAAGACAAAAAGCCAACAGCACAATGCACAGGAAATACTCAAGACTGAAATAGagtccattttaaatgtaaaattattattctcTGCCAACCTTCAAGAGTATTTCTCAATCTTACCCTTGAGAAAATCATGTTAACACCGGATCTTTGGATTGAGTTACATTGACCTTTCATAAAGGGCTGCATgcttaatcgaatgcgatttgtcatgcacatcttcatcaacatttttatcaaaaatcaGACAAACTACAGTACTTACATATAAAAAGGTTTTCAGGGTCGcgtgtaattttacaaaaatatatacaaatacaaatttaaattggGAAGTTTGAGAAACATCGACCTTTCATATAAGGTTGCAGGATTAATCAAATGCGACTGTCGTGcgtatcttgtcagtaaagctggttctgtgattagtagtaaatctccatcacctgctttcagatggagcagcatttactacatagtgccgtagttcactgacaagctgcgcaaaaaaactaaaaataaataaaaattcacagaTGATATAATCGTACGATTATGAAATCAAAAGAAATCGTTcgcgataatgacagctgtttgcgtagcttccCAGTGAACTACGgatctgtgtagtaaatgctgctccatctgaaagcacgtgaaaatactacacttaatgtttttactccaaacttaCTTCATAACATCAGacaagtgttttaaataaatccttctgtgagatgatgtggcttcttacacagaataagacaCGCAACATATTTAATAGTATTCTAAggagtgataaaggctatgtcgattagcattgcattacagatatactttattataaggaaaattataataaaacgaACTCAGATAAACCTTATATTGccatagtcgtgtgtttatttGGAGTTTCGCTCGAGAtcgccctctggccttcggatggagattcactactgattacagaactgtgcttcactgaaagatacgcatgacaatcacagcttctgtCTAATcgtgattttgatttatttcgatttattgtgcagccttACTTTCATctgacaaatatataaaaatagtaatttttttttctttccccaaaTTAATTTTTGAACTGGGAATTTATACTCAATTGATAGAGAAATGATAAATATAGTTAAAGTACAAATCCGTAAAACTcacttaactaaattaaaatttgtaaatggAAAACTAAAATGTAACTGCTCATCTCTTAATTAAAATTTAAGGGATCAGAattacagtttacacaaaaagCAAGACAATTACACAAAATTGGGTAAAAAGTCATCTACACTGAAGCCacattaaatatttgtgataGTACACAAACCAAAGAGATTTTAATGTTACTAATGCACAAGTATGAATGTTTTGTCTTAATGCATTCTATTTCCAATTGTATATAGAATTATATCCAATAGTAGTAGAATTAAAGgtgtcatgaactgagaaaccaaaatctCCTTGGTATTTTGACATGTAAGAGGTCACTGTGCTATaggtttcagaactcaaaactttcttgttagaccaaaaacagcttatattgaagccctTCTGCCAAAATACCAACttgtggaatgttctactctatgatgtaatagtgtggataagcaccgcctccgcCGAAGATGATTAATGCCTGCTTcgacatcactgcctgtttaaccCCGCCCACAAATTCTCACATGTAGCGTTTACAAGAGAGGCGAACACAGGTCTAAGcagaaatcaaatgataaagatgCCCCGAAGACAATacgctgtgcagtgccaagttgtggaaaaacagtatttgcattgccttccttctgattcCAATGTTAGGAAAAAGTggattagctttatttttaatgaagatccagacagCATCAGTTAGAACTAGGTCCTTTGTTCACCTTATTTTACTACAGATTCGTTTACAAAAAAGGCACAATTCGATgtgggattttcagaaagattgaaactaaaagacgatgctgtgacGATTACATTGGATCGACAGTAGTGTCACAAAACAaatgtgagtaactgttttcattacgtGGTCACTATAGAAACAGACTGCATTTAGGCCACGTCCATAATGCTCGTTTTTTGGGTCCACACCTTATAAAAACTTAGTTCTGGGTTTTTTAGCTCATTTGCTGTACACATTGTCACACAGCATCTTTtagacatttttctgttttttgtcagaaatgacaaggaggcagcttcccgcAATACAAAGTCAATGGAGAGGTTTTggggtcaaaaacaggacagaaaatagcctattacttctaaattatattttttgatgtaaaaaatcttgataacattagcAGTGGACCTAACAGaacagaggcagttcatgacccctttaaatattttcaagCTTTTACAACCACAAATTTTTGCTACAAAGTACAGATTGCAACAATACACAAAGTCAGATTTCAGATAAGTTTAGAACTATATAACtattaaaatacacatacataaaggTGCAATCAATCATGACAAAGTTTGAAGCTGTGCATATGCTCTCTTTGATAAGAGTGTGAACACTCAAAACACACTTGAACATTTATGTCCCAATAAGTGATGTTTGTGTGATCATAAAAGGTTGTATCAATTTGTAAAAGGGCATAATTGACCCAGTACCATAAATTCaaatcactgaataaaaaaaaatacatagttaACATGAATGCTGCATATTTTGTAAGCgcatatatgtacacatacactGATTTCCAATATTTTTAAAGATCTGAATTAGTGTCACAAGGTATTGAACTGAACAGCCAGGTTGTTAGAGATCTAGTGTTTTACAAAGATCTCAACGATTGTCTCTAAGATCCCAGgtgatttaaatttcaaatataatCAGTGTTATCTGTGAAAAGGAGTACTGACAACAGCACAGAAATACAAGCCTTTCTGAAGGTCTCCATGGCTGATACCAACACCAGTAAAGAGGAACGATATGACCATGTGGAGActaaaacaaagatatttttataaaaataaattatgagaaTAGTAATGGTAACTGAATTTCTTGTGTTTGGCAGCTGCGATGATAAACACTGTGTGCTTTGGCCTTTCATTTTCAAAGCCAGGTTTCATTCAGATGCCAAACCAAGTCATATTCTTCAAGTCATATACACTTTCATCTTAGTTTACAAAGTCTATCAGCTTTATTTTAGCAAGATATCAAAAAACAAATAGATGGTCACAAAGCTGGAtgttacattataatgttatgttggATATTATGGACAAAGAAACTATTAATTATTTGTCTTGAATGTGTAAAAGGATAAACTTAAAATTTGGCCACAATTCAGTTCAAATATTCTTTAAACCCAATCTTTAATGCCAAGACAGACCAACATCTGTTAAAGTTCATCTTAATGCCTTATGTAAGAGCTTCCTTGCTTTCTTACAATATTCTGTAACTATCCACTGCATTACACTGCTACtacatttctactgtaattcCAACTCATTAACCCTAGGTAAAGCTAGCAATGATCaaagaacaaacagaaaacaggCTTTAGCAAGCAATTATGCAGCagttatcatttatattatactgATATTTCATGAACAATAGGCAGGTTGGTTTTCCTGACATGGTGGTTATTTGGTTTAGGTCTTCACacactttgttttattattagccACAAAGATAAGACTCATGCAGAGCTTCCTACAAGACAAAACTGAGAAGCTTTCAGGAAGTCTTGCATTCAAATTCAAGTCCCATCATAAAAGGTCCATATTAGGAACTCAACTATAACATCGGGCAAGACATACTATTTTGGTGTGCTTCTGTGTAAATGGCATACTAATAGTGATGCTGTTTAATATTCGgctaaataaaatatgatgaagAAAAAACGGCTAAAACAAGAGACATTCTTGCATACTGTAAATCTAGAATACAGCAAACAAAAGCTGACTTATATATAATTAAAGCTACATTCAAGTGCAGCCAAACCACTTTTTGAGTCACTCACCTTTAAGTTCAATATGGAGGCTTCTCAAAAGCAAAATTAACACATGTATTCAGGAAGACTTTATACTACAGTCCATTCTTATAAAAGTTTTGttgtcgcaaaaaaaaaaaaaaaaaacattacgtcTCAAATGTACAgcaagtaaaataatattttaattagctaAAATGTTTAGATccattaatatgaatattgatgACAAATGTACAGATATTCTCCATTATATATACAATTACAGGGTATTTAAAGACTTCAGCAAAACGTGATCAAGCACTTTCAAGCACTTCAATGAAAATCAAGTCACTGCCTTTAGTGACATTTGCTGTTGCCTATATATTTGATTGTGAAAGCAtttaataatccataataagaATATGGATTGCAATTATACCAAATAGCCCCAGAGAGCCCCgtcacagaaatatatatatgtttttatttgattcacTTATGTCAACTTGGATTGAGAAAGAGTATCCTGTTACTTTGATGCATGGTTAGAATACTTACCGTGTTTTGTTGAAAAACTGGGTCACGTTTAAAGTAACTACAAAATCAGTTTCAGTTATCAGATGAAAGAAGCATGCATGAAAAGAGAGGTCCTACCAGATCAGTCTCGTCGTCATCTTCCTGTTTCACTTCAGATTTTGGTTCTTCTTCAGGGTTGAAGTCTTCCATCTCCACCTATCACAAAAGCACTTTGTGTTACTATGAGAAGGAAACCAGCATAACGACAAATATTTACAATTGCTTTAATGAACATAATGGGTGTCATCAAACACTTACATCTTCAATCGCAGCGTCCTGCAGTAGAGACCTGATATCTAGTCGGACCATATGTGGTGGTGCAGATTCCCAGCCACTGGCCAGCTGTGTGCAACAAGCATATTATTAGCCAGGCTTCTGTACAGTCATATAACTCCGTTTATCTACAGAACAAAAATGGCAGGCTCAAACTCCAAACACAAATCAAGTTAAAGGAACTACCTTTGTAATATCCTTTAGTGTTCGTCCAtgtatgtttctctttgcacatgtttGGTGATCAGTGGTGATTTCAGCCAAGTACacctgagaataaaaaaaaaataaaaaatgtatagtacAGTTAGGTagataaaaagtataaaaagttgCTCTACAGATATGACTAGCCTTGCCATTCATTCCTAGCAACTACTTAAATTTACTTGAAATGCCAAGGAAGCTCACCTCAAACCCCTTTGTCTTAGCTGCACTCCAGAACTGGTCAAAGTACTTCACTTTATCATTGATGGCATCCAGGATTATGAAGGGGAAAAATCCATCATCCAGTGTTTTCTTGAATGTCTTCAGCATGCTGCTTCGATAAGTTTCTTCCATTTCTGgctcatattcatattcaagaaCCTGATGAAGATGGTCAGAAAGCTTAGCACGATCAGTTGAGGGAAGTGAGTGGATCTCTCGTTTGAAATGAATTACGAACAGATCAAACCTTGCTCTTGAAGCGCTTCCCAGAATCAGGGTCCTTCTCAACTTTTTCCACTTCAGTCATGAAATAGTCATCTAGACCAAGAACTCTGGGTGGCGCACCACCGCATTCAACCTCTTTATCCTATTTCAACAAAGGAAAATTTAAtggattaatttaaataaagtaaatttatcaaaaattacgtttttggTTATATGCAGTCTCTTCGGCTCAGAACATCTCATCTCAAGCATTTCAAGCTATGCAAGcttgattttgtgtgtaagcatgtttacagctgaaaaacacattcagtttaacaataataaagaCATTAAAGCAACTCCCTAATCCACCCTCAAGGCTGAGGTCTGTTTCTACAAGAGTATATGCCAAGCAGCAAATGTGGAGACAAAACAAAGCATATTACCCTAATAAGTTTTGCAACATGACTTTTGCCACTTCCAGGTAACCCACGCATGATGACCACAATCTGAAAAGGAAGAAAACGGTAAGTATGGTATTCAGAAGATGATTATTCAAAGGAGAACCAGAAGATAACTGTGGTATACCCTGTCAGGCCGAGCTGATCGACCTGGCGGTTTGAGGATGTCTTCAGCATTCTTTGTCTCTGGTTTCCTCTCCACACGAGGGGGCGCAACAGGAGCAGAAGGGGGCAGGGATGTGGGTGGTGGAGGGCGCTCATCTGGATAGCTCCTTCGATCACCTAAGTAAGTAAGAGATACAGGCATCTTACACAGTCCTCAATTTTTCAAGCTTAACAATAACTCTGTTATTTATGGTAAACTGCATTCACTTTTGAATTGGCTTGTGTGAACAGGACTCTtctaaggggccgttcacatatcGTGTCTTTTGCATGCTCACGTTcgttattttaaatgaagatgCGCAGCAGGCGGGCTCATAATGGAAGCGATGCGGTCGCGACACGCTCATTTTTTCCAGACGCGCCCGCGCCGCATCgagataaaaacatttcaacttttcagaatttcatgtgacaagaaccaaccaatcagcttcatcctttccgTAACAACACTGAAAGCTCAGCCAAGATAAAGGAACAGCTGATCACAGCTGTATATGGaaagccattttaaaataaatttagtagcagagctactgcaagcaatttttagtgctgcaaatctatttatcctttgctgaaatTTCCACGTCTTCATGGAGAgtgcaggtcatggttgcttagcaacggcagatGCCTCCGGAGCACAAGCGCCTGAAGGTTTTGGAACAAAAGCAGAAAGCAGCGTGCCTTGCGTTTTCCACGCGTTTTTAGGCTCGacatgtgaacggcccctaatcgtgtaatttctgtgccactagcttTACCAAAAAATGCTTTCAAATAGGTTTCCCCAAAAACCTTTGGttggaaaaaacaaatattctcatcCCAAGTCACAACATTAGCTAAGCCAATGTTGCGGTGTTGAGTTGGTCAGGTTGTTCAAACAAACAAAGTTTGTTTGATTAAGCCATAGTGTAATCAGCAGTAGAGTTCTTACAAAGAGTTGCATTAAAGatggaataaaataaactattaaaaaaatataattacatgcaCCAGCtttaaaatagtgctgtcaaatgaataATCATGAATccaaaatgtgtgtatttatatatacacaaatatacacagtacacatattatgtaaacaaatctttattttgaatgcgattaatcgcaattaatcatttgacagcactactttaaaaataaagagatGGATTCTTTTATAAATCACTTACTACCATAGCTTGAGGATCCATGGTCATAATGTTCAAGACTCCTTTCATAGGAAGACCTGTCATAGCTTGTTCGGTTATAAACCTCACGATCCCTGCTTGAGCGGCTTGGGtgatctctttctctgtctctgtgtccGGGACGAGGCCCAAGTGGAGGTCTGAAACCAGACATACAAAAAACCAACGTATCAAAAGAACATTCCAAACATATGCCACCACACTTTTTTTCCAGTCCAAACTGGTGCAAAGATATTTTGATGTAGATAAGGAAATGTTTACCAGTAAATTAAGTAATATGGGCATAATATgcataaaactcaaaatatgcaACTGTGAAAAAGGTTGCAGCAGTATGGTCTGGAAGTACTTACCGTTCTTCTCGTAAGAAACGGTCCCTTTCATATCTGTCTCTCTCATAATCCAAATGTGGCTTCTCCCTGTACGGATCTCTCTCCCAATCCCTGTCATAATCTCTGGGACCACCATATGGGTCACTTCTTCTGTCATAATATGGGTCTCTGTGGCCAAGCAATTCTACCAAGGAAAGAGGTTGATCACAGAtgtgaattaaaataaaccaacacaGTGTTCTTCATAATCACAGAACAGAACCAACCTTTCTCATAAGATCGCTCAGATGGCGGTGGAGCAGGCCTCAACACAATCCTCTCTCCATAAGAAATCCTTTCCACTGTTGAACCAGCatctgcttaataaaaaaaaaccaaatgtagtttgtctaaatacatttagaatcAAAACAGTTGAGAGGTAGAATGTGTACTGACCACGGCCATGCCCATAGTCCACTGTTTTAGCAATGAATGAGGCTGTAGGGGCAGGAGATGAAGAAGAATGAAGGAAGCCTGCAGATTGATTTGAAGAGGGCAAACCAGCTTCCAAATGCTGATTAGTCTGTCCCGTTTCTGACAATAAATTGGTAGCctttaagaaaaagaaatggtCAAGCAATCAGtagtttttcaaaaacatgttctTGCAATATTGGAGATTAGTTTCTGAATCAAGGAGTGAACCTTGAAACTCAAGGTTGGCTTACCTGCAGAGCACTTTTAACTTCAGGTGGAATTTCTAATCCAAGAATTCCAGTGGGAAGTTCTGAAGGCAACCCGGCTGCCTCCGTGTTCAAAGTTTCTCCCAAAACCTTATTGCTTTCCTGTAGCTCTCTATGAGCAAACATATCACCCAAGTTAATATTTTAACCTCAGCCAGTTGGACTATATGACTTGAATGTTGTTTAATTAATGATACACTGATGGGAACTCCTTTTACCTTATCAATTTCAACTCCTGGGCAGCTTTGAGAATGATCTCATGCTGCCTTTGAGAAAGAGCAAGTACGGTTTTAGTTGCACTAGGTGAAGACTGATCAAGTGGATTATCCAGGGCTTGAGGTGCAGGCAGGCCAGCTAGCGGCTCTGGTTTATGTTCATAATGGGCCTCCGCTTCACCACCTGGATGAGAGTAAGCTCTCGCTGGTGGGGGTGGGCTCCTTTCCCATTCAGAACGAGAGTGATAAGGAGGCTCCCTGTGATTTTCTTGATAAGGTGGTCCTCTTTGCTCCTCTCTAAAACGATTCTCATCATCATATGGGAATGACCTTTCTCTTTCCTCTAACCATTGATCCTCTCTAATGTGCTCTGGGGGGCGACGTGTTGGATAGTCTTGGTCAAGTTGCTCCCTGCCCCATTCCTCACGAGAACCGTAATACTCATCGTCTTGTTTGTAATCTTGATACTCACGAGTTGGCCTTCTGTAAGTATCATCCTCAGCACCATATGGGTATTCCTCTTCATAATTTTCTTCTTCATGGGGTGGAGGGACATGCCACCACTCCCTTGGCATTGGGGGTCTCATGGGAGGTCTTCTAATCTCCATTTCATGGGGAGGCATTGGAGGACGTCTGAGCCCTCCCCCTCGAGGATGAGCCCATCCAGTTTCTCTGTCCATTTCTTCTTCATATCCAAGAGGACCAACTGGTTCCCTTGCTAAGATTTCATGAGGTGCTGGTGGCTTTCTCATTTCTCGCTCCATCATGTCATGGCGGGGTGGTGGTGGTCTCCATGGGCCTAGACCACGTCTGAACCGTGGTCCCATTACCCCACGCGGTCCCATGTGAGGAGGTCCATGTGGGGGACCAGGAGGAGGGGGGCGCCTTGGACCATGAAGCATAAATCGAGGATGAAAAGAGGGTTTTCTGGGGCCACCTGGAGGAAAAGGAGGTCTAGCATGCATGGGAGTTCTTCTCTCTGTCCAGTATGGATCTTCTTCCTCCCAGTATTCTTGTGGTTCTTCTTCCCAGTTTTCATCTGGATGAGTGCTCTCTGGGTGCTCCCTGTGACCCACTGGAGGTCTTCTCTCTCTAGGCATTTCATAGTACTCTTCTGGGAAGTGTTCCTCCTCTGGATGCCACATCTCATGGGGTGCTTCCTGGTCATCCATTTCTCCAGGACCTTCCAAAGAGGGGTCTCTCCAAACCGAATCCTGGTCCTCTCCATGCGTTATGTCCTCTGGTTGCTGATGGTCATAGGGATCCTCTGACATAATTTCTCTCTGACA
The sequence above is drawn from the Cyprinus carpio isolate SPL01 chromosome B20, ASM1834038v1, whole genome shotgun sequence genome and encodes:
- the LOC109105242 gene encoding YLP motif-containing protein 1-like isoform X2 translates to MHPSWGAFGGAHQPPPHFGPRPHQFRGPQPPAAAAAGGGYGAPSLPASSNFSSLHEQHLQQMQQLQQLHQKQLQSVLHHSGNASSGGGPPYWQTGPSSFPDPSALRGPAGPPQPPAPEPSSSSSPAVKTPAPAPQVSEASASVADEKPDFSSMSLQEQQEYWYQQHRQNLQKLKNEKAKQNQNSSNGSNAPAPPPPVEPPKSTPPPPPPKEEPPPPPPPEESKPSGITDTGDPAEAARLQQLQAAAAHWQHVQHQRASIQYQALMQEHAQLQHVLQQYQQVIQQPAHLQTMPFEMQLQHYEMQQQRFAPLYQEWDRHFNLWLEQFQTYPHKDQLHDYEAQWRQWQEQMNSTSAHLQERVASLRAMQHQYGTAPSYGGIMGPYGQHRLPGPDGNMHLANAGLPSMPPPVKMDAMPGPPPQVPPPSGPVIPQGPSPAEPFPSSGSNSVSETGKTAGPPGLGVRPPGPPGPHGPHGRFDGPRFEGPRGPRFEQPYQQRFSAPPRFDGGQRFNRPPRGNPPHPGPPARPENPPRLNAPTRFERPPVPPQQPGYGAQSSPVPGVQTKQTSAKPDAPPFAQSQTGPGKNKSGQDQNIKKDGASTGPSLTDDILDAVDGFFIQSGPIPQTKGNTSDDTIADTAKQDKLKEDTTKPSLPTESPNTTNKNSQKPSSQPTLSKTNNVTNRPPQEAKPPQDKFKPDTPKEAPRGPHVMNQTGPPQVTRGRGRGQGPVPLRGRGRARGRGQYGGQMVDPNCQREIMSEDPYDHQQPEDITHGEDQDSVWRDPSLEGPGEMDDQEAPHEMWHPEEEHFPEEYYEMPRERRPPVGHREHPESTHPDENWEEEPQEYWEEEDPYWTERRTPMHARPPFPPGGPRKPSFHPRFMLHGPRRPPPPGPPHGPPHMGPRGVMGPRFRRGLGPWRPPPPRHDMMEREMRKPPAPHEILAREPVGPLGYEEEMDRETGWAHPRGGGLRRPPMPPHEMEIRRPPMRPPMPREWWHVPPPHEEENYEEEYPYGAEDDTYRRPTREYQDYKQDDEYYGSREEWGREQLDQDYPTRRPPEHIREDQWLEERERSFPYDDENRFREEQRGPPYQENHREPPYHSRSEWERSPPPPARAYSHPGGEAEAHYEHKPEPLAGLPAPQALDNPLDQSSPSATKTVLALSQRQHEIILKAAQELKLIRELQESNKVLGETLNTEAAGLPSELPTGILGLEIPPEVKSALQATNLLSETGQTNQHLEAGLPSSNQSAGFLHSSSSPAPTASFIAKTVDYGHGRDAGSTVERISYGERIVLRPAPPPSERSYEKELLGHRDPYYDRRSDPYGGPRDYDRDWERDPYREKPHLDYERDRYERDRFLREERPPLGPRPGHRDRERDHPSRSSRDREVYNRTSYDRSSYERSLEHYDHGSSSYGDRRSYPDERPPPPTSLPPSAPVAPPRVERKPETKNAEDILKPPGRSARPDRIVVIMRGLPGSGKSHVAKLIRDKEVECGGAPPRVLGLDDYFMTEVEKVEKDPDSGKRFKSKVLEYEYEPEMEETYRSSMLKTFKKTLDDGFFPFIILDAINDKVKYFDQFWSAAKTKGFEVYLAEITTDHQTCAKRNIHGRTLKDITKLASGWESAPPHMVRLDIRSLLQDAAIEDVEMEDFNPEEEPKSEVKQEDDDETDLGYLPKSKWEMDTSEAKLDKLDGLAGGGKRKRETDVSGMEDFLQLPDDYASRMSEPGKKRVRWADLEEKKDADRKRAIGFVVGQTDWEKITDESGQLAQRALNRTKYF
- the LOC109105242 gene encoding YLP motif-containing protein 1-like isoform X1, with product MHPSWGAFGGAHQPPPHFGPRPHQFRGPQPPAAAAAGGGYGAPSLPASSNFSSLHEQHLQQMQQLQQLHQKQLQSVLHHSGNASSGGGPPYWQTGPSSFPDPSALRGPAGPPQPPAPEPSSSSSPAVKTPAPAPQVSEASASVADEKPDFSSMSLQEQQEYWYQQHRQNLQKLKNEKAKQNQNSSNGSNAPAPPPPVEPPKSTPPPPPPKEEPPPPPPPEESKPSGITDTGDPAEAARLQQLQAAAAHWQHVQHQRASIQYQALMQEHAQLQHVLQQYQQVIQQPAHLQTMPFEMQLQHYEMQQQRFAPLYQEWDRHFNLWLEQFQTYPHKDQLHDYEAQWRQWQEQMNSTSAHLQERVASLRAMQHQYGTAPSYGGIMGPYGQHRLPGPDGNMHLANAGLPSMPPPVKMDAMPGPPPQVPPPSGPVIPQGPSPAEPFPSSGSNSVSETGKTAGPPGLGVRPPGPPGPHGPHGRFDGPRFEGPRGPRFEQPYQQRFSAPPRFDGGQRFNRPPRGNPPHPGPPARPENPPRLNAPTRFERPPVPPQQPGYGAQSSPVPGVQTKQTSAKPDAPPFAQSQTGPGKNKSGQDQNIKKDGASTGPSLTDDILDAVDGFFIQSGPIPQTKGNTSDDTIADTAKQDKLKEDTTKPSLPTESPNTTNKNSQKPSSQPTLSKTNNVTNRPPQEAKPPQDKFKPDTPKEAPRGPHVMNQTGPPQVTRGRGRGQGPVPLRGRGRARGRGQYGGQMVDPNCQREIMSEDPYDHQQPEDITHGEDQDSVWRDPSLEGPGEMDDQEAPHEMWHPEEEHFPEEYYEMPRERRPPVGHREHPESTHPDENWEEEPQEYWEEEDPYWTERRTPMHARPPFPPGGPRKPSFHPRFMLHGPRRPPPPGPPHGPPHMGPRGVMGPRFRRGLGPWRPPPPRHDMMEREMRKPPAPHEILAREPVGPLGYEEEMDRETGWAHPRGGGLRRPPMPPHEMEIRRPPMRPPMPREWWHVPPPHEEENYEEEYPYGAEDDTYRRPTREYQDYKQDDEYYGSREEWGREQLDQDYPTRRPPEHIREDQWLEERERSFPYDDENRFREEQRGPPYQENHREPPYHSRSEWERSPPPPARAYSHPGGEAEAHYEHKPEPLAGLPAPQALDNPLDQSSPSATKTVLALSQRQHEIILKAAQELKLIRELQESNKVLGETLNTEAAGLPSELPTGILGLEIPPEVKSALQATNLLSETGQTNQHLEAGLPSSNQSAGFLHSSSSPAPTASFIAKTVDYGHGRDAGSTVERISYGERIVLRPAPPPSERSYEKELLGHRDPYYDRRSDPYGGPRDYDRDWERDPYREKPHLDYERDRYERDRFLREERPPLGPRPGHRDRERDHPSRSSRDREVYNRTSYDRSSYERSLEHYDHGSSSYGSDRRSYPDERPPPPTSLPPSAPVAPPRVERKPETKNAEDILKPPGRSARPDRIVVIMRGLPGSGKSHVAKLIRDKEVECGGAPPRVLGLDDYFMTEVEKVEKDPDSGKRFKSKVLEYEYEPEMEETYRSSMLKTFKKTLDDGFFPFIILDAINDKVKYFDQFWSAAKTKGFEVYLAEITTDHQTCAKRNIHGRTLKDITKLASGWESAPPHMVRLDIRSLLQDAAIEDVEMEDFNPEEEPKSEVKQEDDDETDLGYLPKSKWEMDTSEAKLDKLDGLAGGGKRKRETDVSGMEDFLQLPDDYASRMSEPGKKRVRWADLEEKKDADRKRAIGFVVGQTDWEKITDESGQLAQRALNRTKYF